One Helianthus annuus cultivar XRQ/B chromosome 7, HanXRQr2.0-SUNRISE, whole genome shotgun sequence genomic region harbors:
- the LOC110876910 gene encoding serine/threonine-protein phosphatase 7 long form homolog → MNSKIEAAGEVFTYEHKAKELSYVFNIKVNPFINKKNSVKCYKPKMNFECHPGPMNASVLFLGNNHRAFEVFKNPTPYDNPLDVRRSDRTFWQHIKENPVSGRVEALIHAAGFSGILQCGYKYLDHALITALVERWRPETHTFHLPFGETTVTLQDVNVLWGLPIDGLPISGADTGMSMYTVRDKCQTVLGFTPEEAFVKGKRVRSARVLAQITSSNFSENEASDEDCIFRARQIIFYLIGCTIFPNNANNLIDVKFLDFLVDLPACSGYSWGGAVLALLYRNLCNATSPNAIAITGPVALLQVWAWERIRCFAPAVARFQYNAPLAARWKGSLTCTDVSTHCLRTYRSQLQSMTEATFNWRPYDDILGSLPDICRSGMAIWRSCCPLLCYAVVEHHYPQRVMRQFGMFQYIPNPIAIDHNEHARLHAMNRSGKTGWNWLSRHAPYVSQWEARHQNLVTGELTTSVGVANDYMSWYMQHTVLYVSNPQLSAGPTSGFQDEGARVQMMSETMGLIHRSEDVDVIHGAAYRALEMSNVPQYTQYPTHLSQEPVDLVSYPRTQRLGRQRRRARGGRNVEEAGPSNWGPNFETGGVQDPVSALATACSEGFDVGMLLNPQPNDMGHNNQFVDPNISQAGFFSPSSHMMDPNTSLAGFVTPASQMITFMPETQTDYHYWAPNQSNEDHRNRYADVEPNPLDWSLDLNLFPPPPNDP, encoded by the exons ATGAATTCGAAAATTGAGGCAGCTGGTGAAGTATTTACATACGAACATAAAGCAAAGGAGTTGAGCTACGTTTTCAATATCAAAGTCAATCCTttcattaacaaaaaaaattcaGTCAAGTGTTATAAGCCGAAGATGAATTTTGAATGTCATCCTGGTCCGATGAATGCATCGGTGTTGTTCTTGGGTAACAATCACCGTGCGTTTGAGGTGTTTAAAAATCCTACACCGTATGATAACCCATTAGATGTTAGACGTTCAGATCGAACGTTCTGGCAACATATCAAAGAAAATCCGGTTAGTGGAAGGGTAGAAGCTTTAATACATGCAGCAGGTTTCAGCGGTATACTGCAATGTGGGTACAAGTATCTTGACCACGCGTTAATAACTGCGTTGGTTGAGAGATGGAGGCCAGAAACTCACACCTTTCATCTTCCATTTGGAGAAACGACCGTGACATTACAGGATGTCAACGTGTTGTGGGGGCTACCGATAGATGGGTTGCCTATTTCTGGGGCTGACACTGGTATGTCGATGTATACTGTACGCGACAAGTGTCAAACGGTGTTGGGGTTTACCCCTGAAGAAGCTTTTGTGAAGGGCAAAAGGGTTAGGTCCGCCCGAGTTTTAGCACAAATAACGTCATCCAATTTTTCTGAAAATGAAGCATCAGATGAAGATTGCATTTTTCGTGCACgtcaaataatattttatttgataGGGTGCACAATCTTTCCTAATAATGCAAACAACCTGATTGATGTTAAATTTTTAGATTTTCTGGTAGACTTGCCCGCATGTTCGGGATATAGTTGGGGAGGTGCTGTGTTAGCTCTCCTTTACAGAAACCTTTGTAATGCTACATCACCTAATGCTATAGCCATTACTGGCCCAGTTGCGCTTCTACAAGTGTGGGCTTGGGAGAGGATTCGCTGTTTTGCTCCTGCTGTTGCCCGGTTCCAGTACAATGCCCCGTTAGCTGCTCG GTGGAAGGGAAGCTTAACGTGTACAGACGTTTCCACACATTGCCTGAGAACATATAGATCTCAGCTGCAATCAATGACCGAGGCAACG TTTAATTGGAGGCCATACGACGACATTCTCGGTAGCCTCCCCGATATATGTCGGAGTGGTATGGCAATTTGGCGGAGTTGTTGCCCTTTGCTATGCTACGCGGTTGTGGAGCATCACTATCCTCAGCGAGTGATGAGACAGTTTGGCATGTTCCAGTACATACCTAACCCAATTGCCATAGATCATAATGAGCATGCCAGACTTCATGCCATGAACCGGAGTGGGAAAACCGGCTGGAACTGGTTAAGTCGTCACGCACCGTATGTTAGTCAGTGGGAGGCACGTCATCAAAACTTGGTGACGGGGGAACTCACGACATCTGTTGGAGTTGCCAACGATTACATGTCGTGGTACATGCAACATACGGTGTTATATGTGTCTAACCCACAGTTGTCAGCTGGCCCTACGAGCGGATTTCAAGACGAAGGAGCGAGGGTCCAAATGATG TCGGAGACGATGGGTCTAATTCACCGATCTGAAGATGTGGACGTTATTCATGGTGCGGCTTATCGGGCCCTTGAGATGTCTAACGTACCACAATACACACAATATCCGACTCATCTGTCACAGGAGCCGGTGGACCTTGTTTCATATCCTCGTACACAGAGGTTAGGTAGGCAACGACGTCGTGCTCGCGGTGGTAGAAACGTTGAAGAGGCCGGGCCATCAAATTGGGGCCCAAACTTCGAAACAGGGGGGGTTCAGGATCCGGTG TCGGCGTTGGCTACGGCATGCTCCGAGGGTTTTGACGTGGGTATGTTATTAAACCCCCAACCAAATGATATGGGTCACAACAATCAGTTTGTAGACCCGAACATAAGTCAGGCGGGGTTCTTTAGCCCCTCGTCCCATATGATGGACCCCAACACTAGTCTGGCAGGGTTTGTTACCCCCGCGTCACAGATGATAACATTTATGCCGGAGACCCAAACAGACTATCATTATTGGGCCCCAAACCAAAGTAATGAAGATCACCGGAACCGTTATGCAGATGTTGAACCAAACCCCTTAGACTGGAGTCTCGACTTGAACCTGTTTCCACCACCACCGAATGACCCGTAG